In Zobellia roscoffensis, the following are encoded in one genomic region:
- a CDS encoding DUF4197 domain-containing protein: MKKLIILFFALSLTSCHELQQVVNQLPQGEAGLGNDQIAAGLRQALDKGIQSQVSKLTQEDGFLKNEAVKILLPEELQKVDKTLRDIGLGSLADEGLKVLNRAAEDAVGEATPIFVDAVKGITFNDAKNILLGNDNAATQYLTSATQTQLYAKFNPVIKNSFSKVGADKIWSNLITKYNNIPLTKKVNPDLTDYVTQEALNGVYTMIAVEEKEIRNNTASRTTDLLKRVFSLQD; encoded by the coding sequence ATGAAAAAACTTATCATATTATTTTTCGCATTGAGCCTAACGTCATGCCACGAACTTCAACAGGTCGTTAACCAATTACCGCAGGGCGAAGCAGGACTAGGCAATGACCAAATTGCCGCCGGATTAAGACAAGCCCTGGACAAGGGTATTCAAAGCCAAGTGAGCAAACTTACTCAAGAAGATGGATTCTTAAAGAACGAAGCCGTAAAAATATTACTACCAGAAGAACTTCAAAAAGTAGACAAAACCCTTAGAGACATAGGTCTCGGTAGCCTAGCCGATGAAGGTCTTAAAGTTTTAAACCGAGCTGCCGAAGATGCCGTAGGTGAAGCTACCCCTATTTTTGTTGATGCAGTCAAAGGGATTACTTTTAATGATGCAAAGAACATTTTATTAGGTAATGACAATGCAGCTACACAATATTTAACCTCAGCTACCCAAACACAACTTTACGCAAAATTCAACCCGGTAATTAAAAATTCTTTTAGCAAAGTAGGGGCTGATAAAATCTGGAGCAACCTTATTACCAAATACAATAATATACCCCTGACCAAAAAAGTAAATCCTGATTTAACGGACTACGTTACTCAAGAAGCACTTAACGGAGTTTACACTATGATTGCCGTAGAAGAAAAGGAAATAAGGAACAATACAGCATCAAGAACAACAGACCTTTTAAAGCGTGTTTTTAGCTTACAAGACTAA
- a CDS encoding alpha/beta fold hydrolase encodes MLNYVTYLHQESDSWVTFVHGAGGSSSIWYKQLREFRKHFNVLLLDLRGHGDSQPGLKDAFNDKYTFDYITEDILEVLDFLKIQKSHFIGISLGTVLIRNLAEQYPERVESMVLGGAIIRLDMRFRILMGFGGLFKSLVPYIWLYKLFTFAIMPDGNHKESRLLFVREAKKMYQKEFVRWYKMGSQINRLLRFFRAGDINIPTLYVMGGEDYLFLPSVKKMVQKQTQSSLLTIEHCGHVVNVEQPQLFNRFVIDFVSDVNRG; translated from the coding sequence TTGCTGAATTACGTAACATATTTACATCAAGAATCAGATTCTTGGGTCACCTTTGTGCATGGAGCTGGAGGCAGCTCTTCTATTTGGTACAAACAACTAAGGGAATTTAGAAAACACTTTAACGTTTTGCTTCTAGACCTTAGAGGTCATGGTGATTCTCAACCTGGCTTAAAAGATGCCTTTAATGATAAATATACTTTTGATTATATAACAGAAGATATCTTAGAGGTGTTGGATTTTCTTAAAATTCAAAAATCTCACTTTATAGGTATTTCTTTGGGTACTGTTCTTATCAGAAATTTAGCAGAGCAATATCCCGAACGAGTGGAAAGCATGGTGTTGGGCGGCGCTATTATTAGGTTGGATATGCGCTTTAGAATTTTAATGGGCTTTGGTGGTCTGTTCAAGTCGTTAGTGCCTTATATATGGTTGTATAAGCTATTTACTTTTGCTATTATGCCAGATGGTAATCATAAAGAATCTAGATTGCTTTTTGTTAGAGAGGCAAAAAAGATGTACCAGAAAGAGTTTGTGCGTTGGTATAAAATGGGTTCACAAATTAATAGATTATTGCGCTTTTTTAGAGCGGGAGATATCAATATTCCAACCTTATATGTAATGGGTGGAGAGGATTATCTTTTTCTTCCATCTGTTAAGAAAATGGTCCAGAAACAAACACAATCTAGTTTATTGACTATAGAACATTGTGGTCATGTGGTGAATGTAGAACAACCACAATTGTTTAACCGCTTTGTCATTGATTTTGTTTCTGATGTAAATAGAGGGTAA
- the pyrF gene encoding orotidine-5'-phosphate decarboxylase, with amino-acid sequence MTTEQLVAQIRKKKSFLCIGLDTDLEKIPPHLLAEEDPIFAFNKAIIDATHDVCVSYKPNIAFYEAYGIKGWQSLEKTIKYINSKYPEIFTIADAKRGDIGNTSTRYAKAFFEDMEFDSVTIAPYMGKDSVEPFLAFENKHTILLALTSNIGAFDYQTKLVDGKELYKTVLETSKTYENSKNLMYVVGATKAEYLKDIRKIIPESFLLVPGVGAQGGSLKDVCENGMNENVGLLINSSRGIIYASTGSDFADAARHKAIELQRQMAELL; translated from the coding sequence ATGACCACTGAACAACTTGTTGCCCAAATTAGAAAGAAAAAATCATTTCTATGCATCGGTCTTGACACCGATTTGGAAAAAATCCCACCTCATTTGTTAGCCGAGGAAGACCCCATATTTGCCTTTAATAAAGCGATTATTGATGCTACGCATGATGTTTGTGTGTCCTACAAACCTAATATCGCTTTTTATGAAGCATATGGTATTAAAGGGTGGCAATCATTGGAGAAGACCATTAAGTATATAAACAGTAAGTATCCGGAGATTTTTACCATTGCAGATGCTAAACGTGGGGATATAGGAAATACTTCTACGCGTTACGCAAAGGCGTTCTTTGAAGACATGGAGTTTGATTCTGTTACGATTGCTCCGTATATGGGAAAGGATTCTGTTGAGCCGTTTTTAGCTTTTGAAAATAAACATACGATTCTCTTGGCACTAACATCAAATATTGGTGCTTTTGACTATCAGACAAAGTTGGTAGATGGCAAAGAGTTGTATAAAACGGTTTTGGAAACTTCTAAGACCTATGAAAACTCTAAAAATCTAATGTACGTAGTAGGCGCAACAAAAGCGGAGTACCTAAAAGATATCCGAAAAATTATTCCTGAAAGCTTTTTGTTGGTGCCAGGAGTTGGCGCGCAAGGAGGAAGTTTAAAAGATGTCTGTGAAAATGGAATGAACGAAAACGTAGGTCTTCTTATAAATTCGTCGCGAGGAATTATATATGCCTCAACGGGTTCGGACTTTGCAGATGCAGCAAGACACAAGGCTATAGAGCTACAACGTCAAATGGCCGAACTTTTATAA